The Actinomadura graeca nucleotide sequence GCCAGTTTCCACGGTTAAAGGGAAGGTAATGCACGAAGGTTACCCCTGGCCGTAAGAGGCCGCCTCAACGTTGAACCACCCAGATGGCCGGAATCGGTCGTACGGCGGGCCGGGGGGTGACCGGAACCTACCCTGACGCCGTGCCCCACCTCTGGAGGACCCTCACGCCCGCGGCGGTCGCGGTGTCGGCCGCCCTGCTCTCGGCCGCCTGCGGCTCCGGGAACGGCGACGGTGGCCCCGGCCCCGCGGCCCCGGTCGGCGCGGTGGCGCTCGACCTGCGGCGGCCGGGCCAGCTGGTGTTCCGCCAGGGTGGGACCGGCCCGTCGGCGGGCAGGCTCGCCGCCGTCCGGCTGTCCGGCCCGCCCGGCGCGCCCGTGGTGACGGCCCCGGACAAGCGGACGATCACCGGCACGTCCTGTGTCCGCGTGCACGCCGCCGGCGGCACCGGAGTGTGCCTGACGGTCGAGCGCAAGGCCGTGGCGCAGACGTCGGCCGAGATCCTGGACGGGAACGGGCGGCGCTCCCACCTGTTCCCGATCGAGGGGGTGCCGAGCCGCGCCCAGGTGTCGGCGAGCGGCCGGATGGTCTCGTGGACGACGTTCGTCGAGGGGCACAACTACCAGAGCAAGAACCTGTCCACGCGCACCGGGGTCTTCGACAGGAAGACCGGGCGGCTCTGGCTCGACCTGGAGAAGTTCACGCTGGTCCAGGACGGGCGGCGCAACTGGTCGCGCGAT carries:
- a CDS encoding TolB family protein; this translates as MPHLWRTLTPAAVAVSAALLSAACGSGNGDGGPGPAAPVGAVALDLRRPGQLVFRQGGTGPSAGRLAAVRLSGPPGAPVVTAPDKRTITGTSCVRVHAAGGTGVCLTVERKAVAQTSAEILDGNGRRSHLFPIEGVPSRAQVSASGRMVSWTTFVEGHNYQSKNLSTRTGVFDRKTGRLWLDLEKFTLVQDGRRNWSRDLNYWGVTFTRDDDRFYATVRTKEKTYLVEGRVSTRAMRTLRTNLECPSLSPDGTRLAFKKATGDPSRPWRLHTLDLRTMRETALAETASVDDQAVWIDDGTVAYGLLRKGAAKTGTDVWTVPADGSGAPRLLLADAFSPAAIR